From Primulina huaijiensis isolate GDHJ02 chromosome 15, ASM1229523v2, whole genome shotgun sequence, one genomic window encodes:
- the LOC140958621 gene encoding abscisic-aldehyde oxidase-like translates to MPSPEDGSLVFTVNGERFEVPEIDPSTTLLEFLRSRTRFKSVKLGCGEGGCGACVVVLSKYDPMLQQVESFTVSSCLTLLCSINGCSVTTSEGIGNSKDGFHPIHQRFSGFHASQCGFCTPGMCMSLFSALVNAEKKKQSQAPHGFSKLTVSEAEKAITGNLCRCTGYRPIADACKSFATDVDLEDLGINSFWKRGESEEVKVSRLPPYDPKDHTCSYSDLKDGYKSLKLLNSKRYSWFSPVSINELQDLLHSDLVKDCGRTKLVVGNTGNAYYKETVEYDRYIDLRYIPELSAIRKGNSGIELGAALSISKVISYLKPENHGYPISDGDLAFMNIANLMEKIGTGFVRNSASLGGNLVMAQRKYFPSDIATLLLAVDSSVSLLTGQKHERITMEEFLYRPPLGMNGILISVHIPFFEPTRVSDSVQTTSKLSFETYRAAPRLLGNALPYLNAAFFADFSQNKSGIFLNKVRLSFGAYGTRHAMRARKVEEYLAGQTLTEFVLDEAVKSIKAAVVSGEGTAHAAYRSSLAVGFLFEFLNSLNIISSSESCGSFEDSSKSLLGGAANGNNDHNNGRIQHPELLSSAKQVVESSKDNYPVGEPIKKFGAAIQASGEAVFVDDIPPPPDCLYGAFIYSNKPLVRVKGVSFKSNKLPTGVAAVISVKDIPSKGENIGAQSLFGTEYLFAGDVARCAGDLIAFVIGDTQKHANLAAKMAIVEYDTEGLDPPILTVEEAVERSSFFDVPSFLYPAKVGDFSKGMAEADHRILAAEIKLGSQYYFYMETQSALAIPDEDNCMVVYSSIQCPEFAHIVIAKCLGIPEHNVRVITRRVGGGFGGKALKAIPVATACALAAHTLRRPVKTYLDRKTDMIIAGGRHPIKITYDVGYKSDGKITALHLDILINAGIKTDISPVMPNNITGALKKYDWGALSFNFKVCKTNHSSKSAMRAPGEVQGSYIAEAIIEHVASSLSMEPDLVRNKNLHTYESLKLFYGDAAGDLVEYTLPSIWDKVATSSRFLERIENIELFNHSNMWRKRGISRVPVVNEVLVRGAPGKVSILWDGSIVVEVGGIELGQGLWTKVKQVTAYALSSIQCEGTEDLVERIRVVQSDTLSLVQGGFTAGSTTSESSCAAVKLCCDVLVERLAPLKKTLQDQMGSVKWDALILQAHYQSVHLAANSFFVPDSSSVKYLTHGAAVSEVEINILTGGTTILRSDIVYDCGQSMNPAVDLGQIEGAFVQGLGFFMLEEYLVNENGLVVADSTWTYKIPTIDTIPKQFNVEVLNTGHNQKRVLSSKACGEPPLVLAASVHCATRAAIKEARKQLKSWGAVEGIDTTFVLDVPATMPTVKRLCGLDTVETYLKYLRSRG, encoded by the exons ATGCCATCACCAGAAGACGGTTCTCTGGTTTTCACTGTCAACGGAGAGAGATTTGAGGTCCCTGAAATCGATCCTTCCACTACTTTGCTCGAGTTTTTGCGCTCAAGAACCCGTTTTAAAAGTGTCAAGCTTGGCTGCGGTGAAG GTGGTTGTGGAGCCTGTGTTGTTGTTCTGTCGAAATATGATCCAATGCTTCAGCAGGTCGAAAGTTTTACTGTGAGTTCATGTCTTACACTTCTTTGCAGCATAAATGGTTGTTCAGTTACTACAAGTGAAGGCATTGGAAATAGTAAAGATGGTTTCCATCCGATCCATCAAAGATTTTCTGGCTTCCATGCATCACAATGTGGCTTTTGCACCCCTGGAATGTGCATGTCACTTTTTTCAGCACTTGTGAATGCTGAAAAGAAGAAACAGTCTCAAGCTCCCCATGGATTTTCCAAGCTGACAGTTTCTGAGGCGGAAAAGGCTATAACAGGAAACCTCTGTCGATGTACCGGATATCGACCCATTGCCGATGCCTGCAAAAGTTTTGCTACTGATGTAGATTTGGAGGATTTGGGTATTAATTCATTTTGGAAAAGGGGAGAGTCAGAGGAAGTTAAAGTAAGTAGATTACCGCCTTATGATCCAAAGGATCACACATGTTCATATTCAGATTTGAAAGATGGATACAAGTCCTTGAAGCTCTTGAATTCTAAACGATATTCTTGGTTTAGTCCGGTAAGTATTAATGAGCTTCAAGACTTGTTGCACTCTGATTTGGTTAAAGATTGTGGACGGACTAAGCTAGTTGTCGGAAACACTGGTAACGCTTATTATAAGGAAACGGTGGAATATGACAGGTACATTGATCTGAGGTATATCCCAGAGCTTTCAGCAATTAGAAAGGGTAACTCGGGGATTGAACTTGGAGCAGCTTTGTCGATTTCCAAGGTTATAAGTTATTTGAAGCCAGAAAATCACGGCTACCCCATCTCAGATGGAGACCTTGCGTTTATGAACATAGCCAATCTTATGGAAAAAATTGGCACAGGATTCGTTAGGAACTCCGCTAGTTTAGGAGGCAATTTGGTAATGGCACAAAGGAAGTATTTTCCCTCAGATATAGCTACTTTACTTCTCGCAGTGGATTCTAGTGTCAGTCTTCTGACAGGTCAAAAACACGAAAGAATTACAATGGAAGAATTCTTGTATAGGCCACCTCTGGGCATGAACGGAATTCTTATAAGTGTTCATATTCCATTTTTTGAACCAACAAGAGTTAGTGATTCAGTTCAAACTACTTCAAAATTGTCTTTTGAAACGTATCGAGCTGCACCACGGCTTCTTGGAAATGCGTTGCCCTACTTGAATGCTGCATTTTTTGctgatttttctcaaaataaaagtggcatttttttaaataaagtgcGGTTATCTTTTGGTGCTTATGGAACAAGACATGCAATGAGGGCGAGGAAAGTTGAAGAATATCTGGCTGGACAAACACTTACTGAATTTGTTCTCGATGAAGCAGTCAAGTCAATAAAAGCTGCTGTGGTATCTGGAGAGGGCACTGCACATGCTGCTTATAGGTCAAGCCTAGCGGTCGGTTTTCTTTTTGAATTTCTGAATAGCTTAAATATTATTAGTTCTTCTGAATCTTGTGGATCATTTGAGGATTCGAGCAAATCTTTGCTGGGAGGAGCTGCAAATGGTAACAATGATCACAATAATGGTCGGATACAACACCCAGAATTGTTGTCATCTGCAAAACAGGTTGTAGAATCTAGTAAAGATAATTATCCTGTGGGTGAACCAATTAAAAAATTTGGTGCTGCCATCCAAGCTTCTG GTGAGGCCGTGTTTGTGGATGACATTCCACCACCCCCAGATTGCCTGTATGGAGCATTTATTTACAGCAATAAACCTTTAGTGCGAGTTAAAGGTGTCTCTTTCAAGTCCAACAAACTACCAACTGGGGTTGCTGCTGTCATCTCTGTCAAAGATATACCAAGCAAAGGTGAGAATATAGGGGCTCAATCCCTGTTTGGTACTGAATATTTGTTTGCTGGGGATGTTGCAAGGTGCGCCGGTGACCTGATTGCTTTTGTG ATTGGAGACACCCAAAAGCATGCGAATCTGGCTGCCAAAATGGCTATTGTTGAATACGATACGGAAGGTTTGGATCCTCCCATTTTAACTGTTGAAGAGGCTGTTGAAAGATCAAGTTTTTTTGATGTTCCTTCTTTTTTATACCCGGCAAAGGTTGGTGATTTTTCGAAAGGAATGGCTGAAGCTGATCACAGGATCCTCGCTGCTGAG ATCAAACTTGGTTCACAATACTACTTTTATATGGAAACGCAATCCGCGTTAGCAATTCCTGATGAAGACAACTGCATGGTGGTTTATTCTTCAATTCAGTGCCCCGAGTTTGCACATATTGTAATTGCAAAATGTCTCGGTATACCAGAGCATAATGTCCGTGTTATTACAAGACGAGTAGGCGGAGGTTTTGGGGGAAAGGCGCTAAAAGCAATTCCC GTTGCTACGGCATGCGCACTTGCTGCTCATACATTGCGCCGTCCAGTCAAAACATATCTAGATCGAAAGACAGATATGATTATTGCAGGAGGAAGACATCCTATAAAGATAACATACGATGTAGGATATAAATCAGATGGAAAGATCACAGCTCTGCACCTTGACATACTGATAAATGCAGGGATAAAAACTGATATAAGCCCTGTAATGCCAAACAACATAACGGGCGCGCTTAAAAAGTATGATTGGGGAGCattatcatttaattttaaagtGTGCAAGACAAACCACTCTAGCAAATCTGCTATGCGGGCGCCTGGGGAGGTGCAGGGATCTTATATTGCCGAAGCTATCATAGAGCATGTAGCATCATCGTTGTCAATGGAACCAGATTTAGTCAGGAATAAAAATCTTCATACATACGAAAGCCTTAAGTTATTTTACGGGGACGCAGCTGGGGACTTGGTGGAGTATACTTTACCTTCTATATGGGATAAGGTGGCAACATCATCAAGATTTCTCGAAAGGATTGAGAACATAGAACTGTTTAATCACAGCAATATGTGGCGTAAAAGAGGTATTTCTCGTGTACCGGTTGTGAATGAAGTTCTTGTAAGAGGAGCTCCAGGGAAAGTAAGTATTCTTTGGGACGGATCAATTGTTGTAGAAGTTGGAGGCATAGAACTAGGCCAGGGGCTTTGGACAAAGGTGAAACAAGTAACTGCTTATGCACTTAGTTCCATACAATGTGAGGGAACTGAAGACTTAGTCGAGAGAATACGAGTTGTACAATCTGACACTCTTAGCTTGGTGCAAGGAGGTTTTACGGCTGGTAGCACTACGTCGGAATCGAGCTGTGCAGCAGTTAAACTATGCTGTGATGTCTTGGTCGAGAGACTCGCCCCACTTAAGAAAACTTTACAAGACCAAATGGGGTCTGTGAAATGGGATGCTCTTATTCTTCAG GCACATTACCAATCTGTACACTTGGCAGCAAACTCATTCTTCGTCCCTGATTCGAGTTCTGTAAAATACTTGACTCACGGTGCAGCTGTGAGTGAG GTAGAGATAAATATCCTGACAGGAGGAACAACGATATTGAGGTCAGATATTGTTTACGATTGTGGCCAGAGCATGAACCCAGCTGTGGATTTGGGACAG ATTGAAGGTGCATTTGTCCAAGGACTTGGATTTTTCATGCTTGAAGAATACCTTGTCAATGAAAATGGATTGGTGGTTGCAGACAGCACATGGACATACAAGATTCCAACAATCGACACCATACCTAAACAGTTCAATGTCGAGGTGCTTAACACCGGACATAACCAAAAACGTGTTCTCTCGTCAAAGG CTTGTGGTGAGCCCCCGCTGGTGCTAGCAGCATCAGTTCACTGCGCTACGAGGGCAGCCATTAAAGAAGCTCGGAAACAACTCAAATCTTGGGGAGCAGTCGAGGGGATTGATACAACTTTCGTGCTAGATGTCCCCGCGACCATGCCTACTGTCAAGAGACTTTGTGGCTTGGATACAGTTGAAACTTACCTCAAGTACTTGCGATCGCGTGGCTAA